Proteins encoded together in one Bombus affinis isolate iyBomAffi1 chromosome 2, iyBomAffi1.2, whole genome shotgun sequence window:
- the LOC126929002 gene encoding uncharacterized protein LOC126929002 isoform X3, with amino-acid sequence MPEQQKILRLQDVWRTCNKIRAAIFRVGFNLWNFYKPLDPNNNCLISESKFISVLAGPLKDQIGLSDKEISDLADYFRVQDGRIFYTQFCEIIHDSAPEFDKSEPLVTGLEWEDPEHVNRISATEHRKLCLVLTQIAVLINKRRLVLRPYFQDYELIAKNAGTVTFTHFGRILKFLGIVLASEEFCLLVKRFAKDAYTINYVAFLKAIDEIQSYFDKHQMLALGGELLDQFPGRIITAELPKLPRPEIGKFIPSKVFGKQAVFHPVMEERRSTMPLIEVIQRIQRHIFENRLRISEFFKDFDPLNAGKTTISNFKRGLDGLQISSLGRLYLAETEIDALVTLYKDPNDPDRVCWRTFEDDIDKVFTVKEIEKLPNLKIESPPKEIAKLSRKGESNWQFEGKDIRDLCEKTLLKIRHRVEERRIMIKQFFKDYDRHNKGHVSRSQLRQVLRTAAVLLSEEEEFALEKRYNNDLGFNYNWFLKELEAQTIEEPLYHSMVKEKRKINAEKLSPEATAGETNIVLILAKIKAKVVRERIKVIEFMRQYDIHNEHVIKRTEFLRALDQLRCNLTCTEMGTIMNIFQSPLRSDSVDYVKFGEVVEEAVAMGSLERAPLLVPVQHVPSEASPKTFLNFDERHMATTAVDKLSRMQQPNLEELFRGYDKENIGTVSKECLIKVLSIRRMLELISNRELDSVHKCFSVERGGRLEIDYRAFLRALYLMQENKKHLPF; translated from the exons ATGCCTGAGCAGCAGAAG ATTTTGAGGCTACAGGACGTTTGGCGTACTTGTAATAAAATCCGAGCGGCAATTTTTCGCGTGGGTTTTAATTTATGGAATTTTTACAAACCGCTAGATCCTAACAATAATTGTTTAATCTCAG AGTCGAAATTTATTTCGGTATTGGCTGGGCCGCTGAAGGATCAAATTGGTTTGTCTGATAAAGAAATTTCCGATTTGGCCGATTATTTTCGCGTTCAGGATGGTCGAATATTTTACACCCAGTTTTGTGAAATAATTCACGATAGTG CTCCTGAATTCGATAAAAGCGAACCGCTTGTAACTGGTTTGGAATGGGAAGATCCAGAGCATGTAAATCGTATAAGTGCAACGGAACATCGAAAATTATGTCTCGTACTCACTCAAATTGCCGTTCTTATAAACAAAAGAAGACTCGTGTTAAGGCCTTACTTTCAAGACTACGAACTG ATTGCGAAAAATGCTGGGACTGTAACATTCACGCATTTCGGGCGAATCCTAAAATTTCTAGGTATCGTTCTTGCTTCCGAAGAATTCTGTTTGCTTGTAAAAAGATTCGCGAAAGATGCTTATACGATCAACTATGTGGCCTTTTTAAAGGCGATTGACGAAATTCAATCTTACTTTGATAAACATCAAATGCTGGCTCTTGGTGGA GAATTACTTGATCAATTTCCTGGTCGAATTATTACGGCTGAATTACCGAAACTTCCAAGGCCGGAAATTGGTAAATTCATACCAAGCAAAGTATTTGGGAAACAAGCTGTGTTCCATCCGGTAATGGAAGAACGAAGAAGTACAATGCCCTTGATAGAAGTTATTCAACGTATTCAAAGACATATCTTTGAAAATCGATTACGCATTTCGGAATTCTTTAAG GATTTTGATCCTTTGAACGCGGGCAAAACGACGATTTCCAACTTCAAAAGAGGATTAGATGGTCTTCAGATTTCGAGCTTGGGACGCCTTTATCTTGCGGAAACGGAAATTGACGCGCTCGTTACGCTTTATAAAGACCCAAATGATCCAGATCGTGTATGTTGGCGTACATTCGAAGATGACATCGATAAAG TGTTTACCGTGAAAGAAATTGAAAAGCTGCCCAATTTGAAAATTGAGTCACCGCCAAAAGAAATAGCGAAACTAAGTCGAAAAGGAGAGTCTAATTGGCAATTCGAAGGGAAAGATATAAGAGATCTTTGTGAGAAAACATTATTAAAAATTCGACATCGAGTCGAGGAAAGAAGAATtatgataaaacaattttttaaggaCTATGATCG ACATAACAAAGGTCACGTATCACGTTCGCAATTACGTCAAGTTCTAAGAACTGCGGCTGTACTACTTTCTGAAGAAGAGGAGTTTGCATTGGAAAAGAGGTATAATAATGATTTAGGTTTCAATTATAATTGGTTTTTAAAAGAATTAGAGGCTCAAACAATCGAGGAGCCCTTGTACCACTCTATggtgaaagaaaaaagaaaaatcaacgCTGAGAAACTATCACCGGAAGCAACAGCTGGTGAAACAaatatcgttttaattttaGCCAAAATCAAAGCAAAAGTTGTGCGGGAAAGAATAAAG GTTATCGAATTCATGCGTCAATATGATATTCATAATGAACACGTTATAAAAAGAACAGAGTTTCTGCGAGCTTTGGATCAACTACGTTGTAATTTGACTTGCACAGAAATGGGAACtattatgaatatttttcaaTCACCTTTAAG ATCAGATTCCGTGGATTATGTGAAATTTGGGGAAGTTGTCGAAGAAGCTGTTGCTATGGGAAGTTTAGAAAGAGCACCACTTTTAGTGCCTGTACAACACGTGCCTTCGGAAGCTTCCCCTAAGACATTCTTGAACTTCGATGAAAGGCACATGGCCACAACGGCAGTAGACAAGCTAAGCAGAATGCAACAACCGAATCTTGAGGAGTTGTTCAGG GGCTACGATAAAGAGAATATTGGTACAGTTTCGAAAGAGTGTTTGATCAAAGTTCTGTCTATCAGGCGTATGTTAGAATTGATTAGCAACAGAGAACTGGACTCTGTGCACAAATGTTTCTCCGTAGAAAGAGGTGGTCGATTAGAAATTGATTATCGAGCATTTTTACGCGCTTTGTATCTGATGCAAGAGAACAAAAAACATCTGCCTTTCTAG
- the LOC126929002 gene encoding uncharacterized protein LOC126929002 isoform X1, whose amino-acid sequence MLLFCVHMYIYLRIRINMNICMCYHMHITYILSKMPEQQKILRLQDVWRTCNKIRAAIFRVGFNLWNFYKPLDPNNNCLISESKFISVLAGPLKDQIGLSDKEISDLADYFRVQDGRIFYTQFCEIIHDSAPEFDKSEPLVTGLEWEDPEHVNRISATEHRKLCLVLTQIAVLINKRRLVLRPYFQDYELIAKNAGTVTFTHFGRILKFLGIVLASEEFCLLVKRFAKDAYTINYVAFLKAIDEIQSYFDKHQMLALGGELLDQFPGRIITAELPKLPRPEIGKFIPSKVFGKQAVFHPVMEERRSTMPLIEVIQRIQRHIFENRLRISEFFKDFDPLNAGKTTISNFKRGLDGLQISSLGRLYLAETEIDALVTLYKDPNDPDRVCWRTFEDDIDKVFTVKEIEKLPNLKIESPPKEIAKLSRKGESNWQFEGKDIRDLCEKTLLKIRHRVEERRIMIKQFFKDYDRHNKGHVSRSQLRQVLRTAAVLLSEEEEFALEKRYNNDLGFNYNWFLKELEAQTIEEPLYHSMVKEKRKINAEKLSPEATAGETNIVLILAKIKAKVVRERIKVIEFMRQYDIHNEHVIKRTEFLRALDQLRCNLTCTEMGTIMNIFQSPLRSDSVDYVKFGEVVEEAVAMGSLERAPLLVPVQHVPSEASPKTFLNFDERHMATTAVDKLSRMQQPNLEELFRGYDKENIGTVSKECLIKVLSIRRMLELISNRELDSVHKCFSVERGGRLEIDYRAFLRALYLMQENKKHLPF is encoded by the exons ATGCTGTTATTttgtgtacatatgtatatatatttacgtatacgtataaatatgaatatttgcatGTGCTATCATATGCATATCACATACATT TTGTCCAAAATGCCTGAGCAGCAGAAG ATTTTGAGGCTACAGGACGTTTGGCGTACTTGTAATAAAATCCGAGCGGCAATTTTTCGCGTGGGTTTTAATTTATGGAATTTTTACAAACCGCTAGATCCTAACAATAATTGTTTAATCTCAG AGTCGAAATTTATTTCGGTATTGGCTGGGCCGCTGAAGGATCAAATTGGTTTGTCTGATAAAGAAATTTCCGATTTGGCCGATTATTTTCGCGTTCAGGATGGTCGAATATTTTACACCCAGTTTTGTGAAATAATTCACGATAGTG CTCCTGAATTCGATAAAAGCGAACCGCTTGTAACTGGTTTGGAATGGGAAGATCCAGAGCATGTAAATCGTATAAGTGCAACGGAACATCGAAAATTATGTCTCGTACTCACTCAAATTGCCGTTCTTATAAACAAAAGAAGACTCGTGTTAAGGCCTTACTTTCAAGACTACGAACTG ATTGCGAAAAATGCTGGGACTGTAACATTCACGCATTTCGGGCGAATCCTAAAATTTCTAGGTATCGTTCTTGCTTCCGAAGAATTCTGTTTGCTTGTAAAAAGATTCGCGAAAGATGCTTATACGATCAACTATGTGGCCTTTTTAAAGGCGATTGACGAAATTCAATCTTACTTTGATAAACATCAAATGCTGGCTCTTGGTGGA GAATTACTTGATCAATTTCCTGGTCGAATTATTACGGCTGAATTACCGAAACTTCCAAGGCCGGAAATTGGTAAATTCATACCAAGCAAAGTATTTGGGAAACAAGCTGTGTTCCATCCGGTAATGGAAGAACGAAGAAGTACAATGCCCTTGATAGAAGTTATTCAACGTATTCAAAGACATATCTTTGAAAATCGATTACGCATTTCGGAATTCTTTAAG GATTTTGATCCTTTGAACGCGGGCAAAACGACGATTTCCAACTTCAAAAGAGGATTAGATGGTCTTCAGATTTCGAGCTTGGGACGCCTTTATCTTGCGGAAACGGAAATTGACGCGCTCGTTACGCTTTATAAAGACCCAAATGATCCAGATCGTGTATGTTGGCGTACATTCGAAGATGACATCGATAAAG TGTTTACCGTGAAAGAAATTGAAAAGCTGCCCAATTTGAAAATTGAGTCACCGCCAAAAGAAATAGCGAAACTAAGTCGAAAAGGAGAGTCTAATTGGCAATTCGAAGGGAAAGATATAAGAGATCTTTGTGAGAAAACATTATTAAAAATTCGACATCGAGTCGAGGAAAGAAGAATtatgataaaacaattttttaaggaCTATGATCG ACATAACAAAGGTCACGTATCACGTTCGCAATTACGTCAAGTTCTAAGAACTGCGGCTGTACTACTTTCTGAAGAAGAGGAGTTTGCATTGGAAAAGAGGTATAATAATGATTTAGGTTTCAATTATAATTGGTTTTTAAAAGAATTAGAGGCTCAAACAATCGAGGAGCCCTTGTACCACTCTATggtgaaagaaaaaagaaaaatcaacgCTGAGAAACTATCACCGGAAGCAACAGCTGGTGAAACAaatatcgttttaattttaGCCAAAATCAAAGCAAAAGTTGTGCGGGAAAGAATAAAG GTTATCGAATTCATGCGTCAATATGATATTCATAATGAACACGTTATAAAAAGAACAGAGTTTCTGCGAGCTTTGGATCAACTACGTTGTAATTTGACTTGCACAGAAATGGGAACtattatgaatatttttcaaTCACCTTTAAG ATCAGATTCCGTGGATTATGTGAAATTTGGGGAAGTTGTCGAAGAAGCTGTTGCTATGGGAAGTTTAGAAAGAGCACCACTTTTAGTGCCTGTACAACACGTGCCTTCGGAAGCTTCCCCTAAGACATTCTTGAACTTCGATGAAAGGCACATGGCCACAACGGCAGTAGACAAGCTAAGCAGAATGCAACAACCGAATCTTGAGGAGTTGTTCAGG GGCTACGATAAAGAGAATATTGGTACAGTTTCGAAAGAGTGTTTGATCAAAGTTCTGTCTATCAGGCGTATGTTAGAATTGATTAGCAACAGAGAACTGGACTCTGTGCACAAATGTTTCTCCGTAGAAAGAGGTGGTCGATTAGAAATTGATTATCGAGCATTTTTACGCGCTTTGTATCTGATGCAAGAGAACAAAAAACATCTGCCTTTCTAG
- the LOC126929002 gene encoding uncharacterized protein LOC126929002 isoform X2, producing MLLFCVHMYIYLRIRINMNICMCYHMHITYIILRLQDVWRTCNKIRAAIFRVGFNLWNFYKPLDPNNNCLISESKFISVLAGPLKDQIGLSDKEISDLADYFRVQDGRIFYTQFCEIIHDSAPEFDKSEPLVTGLEWEDPEHVNRISATEHRKLCLVLTQIAVLINKRRLVLRPYFQDYELIAKNAGTVTFTHFGRILKFLGIVLASEEFCLLVKRFAKDAYTINYVAFLKAIDEIQSYFDKHQMLALGGELLDQFPGRIITAELPKLPRPEIGKFIPSKVFGKQAVFHPVMEERRSTMPLIEVIQRIQRHIFENRLRISEFFKDFDPLNAGKTTISNFKRGLDGLQISSLGRLYLAETEIDALVTLYKDPNDPDRVCWRTFEDDIDKVFTVKEIEKLPNLKIESPPKEIAKLSRKGESNWQFEGKDIRDLCEKTLLKIRHRVEERRIMIKQFFKDYDRHNKGHVSRSQLRQVLRTAAVLLSEEEEFALEKRYNNDLGFNYNWFLKELEAQTIEEPLYHSMVKEKRKINAEKLSPEATAGETNIVLILAKIKAKVVRERIKVIEFMRQYDIHNEHVIKRTEFLRALDQLRCNLTCTEMGTIMNIFQSPLRSDSVDYVKFGEVVEEAVAMGSLERAPLLVPVQHVPSEASPKTFLNFDERHMATTAVDKLSRMQQPNLEELFRGYDKENIGTVSKECLIKVLSIRRMLELISNRELDSVHKCFSVERGGRLEIDYRAFLRALYLMQENKKHLPF from the exons ATGCTGTTATTttgtgtacatatgtatatatatttacgtatacgtataaatatgaatatttgcatGTGCTATCATATGCATATCACATACATT ATTTTGAGGCTACAGGACGTTTGGCGTACTTGTAATAAAATCCGAGCGGCAATTTTTCGCGTGGGTTTTAATTTATGGAATTTTTACAAACCGCTAGATCCTAACAATAATTGTTTAATCTCAG AGTCGAAATTTATTTCGGTATTGGCTGGGCCGCTGAAGGATCAAATTGGTTTGTCTGATAAAGAAATTTCCGATTTGGCCGATTATTTTCGCGTTCAGGATGGTCGAATATTTTACACCCAGTTTTGTGAAATAATTCACGATAGTG CTCCTGAATTCGATAAAAGCGAACCGCTTGTAACTGGTTTGGAATGGGAAGATCCAGAGCATGTAAATCGTATAAGTGCAACGGAACATCGAAAATTATGTCTCGTACTCACTCAAATTGCCGTTCTTATAAACAAAAGAAGACTCGTGTTAAGGCCTTACTTTCAAGACTACGAACTG ATTGCGAAAAATGCTGGGACTGTAACATTCACGCATTTCGGGCGAATCCTAAAATTTCTAGGTATCGTTCTTGCTTCCGAAGAATTCTGTTTGCTTGTAAAAAGATTCGCGAAAGATGCTTATACGATCAACTATGTGGCCTTTTTAAAGGCGATTGACGAAATTCAATCTTACTTTGATAAACATCAAATGCTGGCTCTTGGTGGA GAATTACTTGATCAATTTCCTGGTCGAATTATTACGGCTGAATTACCGAAACTTCCAAGGCCGGAAATTGGTAAATTCATACCAAGCAAAGTATTTGGGAAACAAGCTGTGTTCCATCCGGTAATGGAAGAACGAAGAAGTACAATGCCCTTGATAGAAGTTATTCAACGTATTCAAAGACATATCTTTGAAAATCGATTACGCATTTCGGAATTCTTTAAG GATTTTGATCCTTTGAACGCGGGCAAAACGACGATTTCCAACTTCAAAAGAGGATTAGATGGTCTTCAGATTTCGAGCTTGGGACGCCTTTATCTTGCGGAAACGGAAATTGACGCGCTCGTTACGCTTTATAAAGACCCAAATGATCCAGATCGTGTATGTTGGCGTACATTCGAAGATGACATCGATAAAG TGTTTACCGTGAAAGAAATTGAAAAGCTGCCCAATTTGAAAATTGAGTCACCGCCAAAAGAAATAGCGAAACTAAGTCGAAAAGGAGAGTCTAATTGGCAATTCGAAGGGAAAGATATAAGAGATCTTTGTGAGAAAACATTATTAAAAATTCGACATCGAGTCGAGGAAAGAAGAATtatgataaaacaattttttaaggaCTATGATCG ACATAACAAAGGTCACGTATCACGTTCGCAATTACGTCAAGTTCTAAGAACTGCGGCTGTACTACTTTCTGAAGAAGAGGAGTTTGCATTGGAAAAGAGGTATAATAATGATTTAGGTTTCAATTATAATTGGTTTTTAAAAGAATTAGAGGCTCAAACAATCGAGGAGCCCTTGTACCACTCTATggtgaaagaaaaaagaaaaatcaacgCTGAGAAACTATCACCGGAAGCAACAGCTGGTGAAACAaatatcgttttaattttaGCCAAAATCAAAGCAAAAGTTGTGCGGGAAAGAATAAAG GTTATCGAATTCATGCGTCAATATGATATTCATAATGAACACGTTATAAAAAGAACAGAGTTTCTGCGAGCTTTGGATCAACTACGTTGTAATTTGACTTGCACAGAAATGGGAACtattatgaatatttttcaaTCACCTTTAAG ATCAGATTCCGTGGATTATGTGAAATTTGGGGAAGTTGTCGAAGAAGCTGTTGCTATGGGAAGTTTAGAAAGAGCACCACTTTTAGTGCCTGTACAACACGTGCCTTCGGAAGCTTCCCCTAAGACATTCTTGAACTTCGATGAAAGGCACATGGCCACAACGGCAGTAGACAAGCTAAGCAGAATGCAACAACCGAATCTTGAGGAGTTGTTCAGG GGCTACGATAAAGAGAATATTGGTACAGTTTCGAAAGAGTGTTTGATCAAAGTTCTGTCTATCAGGCGTATGTTAGAATTGATTAGCAACAGAGAACTGGACTCTGTGCACAAATGTTTCTCCGTAGAAAGAGGTGGTCGATTAGAAATTGATTATCGAGCATTTTTACGCGCTTTGTATCTGATGCAAGAGAACAAAAAACATCTGCCTTTCTAG